A window of Cohnella herbarum contains these coding sequences:
- a CDS encoding ADP-ribosylglycohydrolase family protein: protein MNVINEREYYRTIYGGWLGKNIGGTLGAPVEGKKELLKLDFYPLLPDGPLENDDLDLQLVWLHALEQYGPKLTSRELGQEWVEHIFFPFDEYGYAITNLRRGLIAPVAGSFNNPFADCMGAPIRSEIWAMVAPGAPHLAARYAYEDAIVDHAGGEGVYGEMFFAAIQSAIFVVKDRDELIRIGMTYIPETCRTAKALRDLLAWHAEGKDWLEARSLILSHHGSNNFTDAPQNIAFTILGWLYGTDFEDAVLKAVNCGYDTDCTAATLGAILGMIDGPEGLPDKWVRPVGESVVVSPPIKGFPAPRNLDELTRRTIRMGKQVLAAWDMDLIVHSELETRLGVLDLESNEAVRELWTRNVSVDHRMVTRNSLEGQGIELIVQYGDQGPSIGHGQPKTLVLALHNHTQEQWEGVLSLRLPEEWQGDSGQAFKLAPSQSMDFSFAMQSAGRLETQYELTAVIERFHDHSPWAELKESIYLVPMQEWLIREPGSDSEKVVHASGNLIEWGAESRSGSDSGEGTEGAYRARAWLINPTERSIRFNVASNVRVQATLNGKTIIDSAEGDDFMPAYHRTHERQFAEFTMPAGRHELEITAFKKRDALQVYVLPVATFETAEPGPWYYYTNMFIVADPEART, encoded by the coding sequence ATGAATGTCATTAACGAACGGGAGTACTATCGTACGATTTACGGCGGATGGTTAGGTAAAAATATCGGAGGAACGCTAGGGGCTCCGGTAGAGGGGAAAAAGGAGCTGCTCAAGTTGGACTTCTACCCTCTGTTGCCGGACGGACCGCTCGAGAACGACGACTTGGATTTACAGCTGGTGTGGCTGCACGCGTTGGAACAATACGGACCGAAGCTGACTAGCCGGGAGCTGGGGCAAGAGTGGGTCGAACATATTTTCTTCCCCTTCGACGAGTACGGATACGCGATAACGAATTTAAGAAGAGGGCTGATCGCTCCCGTGGCGGGATCGTTCAACAATCCGTTCGCCGACTGCATGGGCGCCCCGATCCGCTCCGAAATCTGGGCAATGGTCGCTCCGGGCGCTCCGCATCTCGCTGCGCGTTACGCTTACGAGGATGCGATCGTCGATCATGCCGGAGGGGAGGGCGTCTACGGCGAGATGTTCTTCGCCGCCATCCAGAGCGCTATCTTCGTCGTGAAAGATAGAGACGAGCTCATCCGGATCGGCATGACTTATATTCCCGAGACGTGCCGAACCGCGAAAGCGTTAAGGGATTTGCTGGCGTGGCACGCGGAGGGCAAAGATTGGTTAGAAGCGCGCAGCTTGATCTTGTCACATCACGGCAGCAATAACTTCACGGACGCTCCGCAAAATATCGCGTTCACGATCCTTGGCTGGTTGTACGGAACCGATTTCGAGGACGCGGTGCTCAAGGCCGTTAACTGCGGCTACGACACCGATTGCACGGCCGCGACGTTAGGCGCGATCCTTGGAATGATCGACGGGCCCGAGGGCTTGCCGGATAAATGGGTTCGGCCCGTAGGGGAATCGGTCGTCGTCAGCCCTCCGATCAAAGGCTTTCCCGCTCCGCGGAACCTGGACGAGCTAACGAGAAGAACGATTCGCATGGGCAAGCAGGTGTTGGCCGCATGGGACATGGATTTGATCGTGCATTCCGAGTTGGAGACGCGGCTGGGCGTGCTGGATCTCGAATCGAATGAAGCGGTGAGGGAATTATGGACTCGGAACGTCTCGGTCGATCACCGAATGGTTACGAGGAATTCGTTAGAAGGCCAAGGGATCGAGCTTATCGTTCAATACGGCGATCAGGGTCCTTCGATCGGACACGGGCAACCGAAGACCCTCGTGCTTGCGCTTCATAACCATACCCAAGAACAATGGGAGGGAGTCCTCTCGCTGCGGTTGCCGGAGGAATGGCAAGGAGATTCCGGACAAGCCTTTAAGCTTGCGCCTTCGCAATCCATGGATTTTTCCTTCGCGATGCAATCGGCGGGACGGTTAGAAACCCAGTATGAGCTGACGGCGGTTATCGAACGGTTTCATGACCATTCTCCGTGGGCCGAATTGAAAGAATCGATTTATTTGGTTCCTATGCAGGAGTGGTTGATCCGAGAGCCCGGCAGCGATTCGGAGAAGGTGGTCCATGCCAGCGGCAACCTCATCGAGTGGGGCGCGGAATCCCGTTCGGGGAGCGATTCCGGCGAAGGAACGGAAGGCGCATATCGCGCCCGCGCTTGGCTGATCAATCCGACCGAGAGAAGCATAAGGTTTAACGTCGCTTCCAACGTACGAGTCCAAGCGACCCTAAACGGGAAGACGATCATCGATAGCGCCGAAGGCGATGATTTCATGCCAGCTTATCATCGCACGCATGAACGGCAATTCGCCGAATTCACGATGCCGGCCGGCCGCCATGAACTAGAGATAACGGCATTCAAGAAACGCGATGCTCTGCAAGTCTACGTGCTTCCGGTGGCCACTTTCGAAACGGCGGAACCCGGACCTTGGTACTACTATACGAATATGTTTATCGTCGCCGATCCTGAGGCAAGGACATAA
- a CDS encoding Cof-type HAD-IIB family hydrolase codes for MPYRLIAMDLDDTLLTDELTVSDATRQAMNAAIAQGAHLTIATGRMFDSAQKIARQVGLNVPIITYQGSLIKNLLDEEVLYERSVPVDVAKQIYDYCRSHGLHLQSYIADKLYVSEDTDKIKGYAKQSNIPYTIEPDFGRIIANERQTKLLIIDEPAKLDALMPELKELFGSRVHLTKSKPNYLEFMHLEGTKGHALRFLASHYGIPMEETIAMGDAMNDHEMVQAAGLGVAMANAVPALKEIADFITLSNNDDGVKHVLDKFVLNA; via the coding sequence ATGCCTTACCGCTTAATTGCCATGGATCTTGACGACACCTTACTAACCGACGAGCTAACCGTGTCGGACGCCACTCGCCAAGCGATGAACGCCGCGATTGCCCAGGGCGCCCATCTGACGATCGCGACGGGAAGAATGTTCGATTCCGCCCAGAAAATCGCCCGTCAAGTCGGACTGAACGTGCCGATCATCACCTATCAGGGCTCGTTGATCAAGAACCTGCTAGACGAGGAAGTTTTGTACGAACGCTCCGTTCCCGTAGACGTAGCTAAACAAATCTACGATTATTGCCGATCTCACGGCTTGCATCTTCAAAGCTATATCGCGGATAAGCTTTACGTATCCGAAGACACCGACAAGATCAAAGGATACGCGAAGCAGTCCAACATTCCCTATACGATCGAGCCCGATTTCGGTCGGATCATCGCGAACGAGCGTCAAACGAAGCTGCTCATTATTGACGAACCCGCGAAATTGGACGCCCTTATGCCCGAGTTGAAGGAGCTGTTCGGTTCCCGGGTCCACTTGACCAAATCGAAGCCGAACTACTTGGAGTTCATGCATCTGGAAGGCACGAAAGGCCATGCTTTGCGTTTCCTCGCCTCTCATTACGGCATTCCGATGGAAGAGACGATCGCCATGGGCGACGCGATGAACGACCACGAGATGGTGCAGGCCGCCGGCCTTGGCGTCGCGATGGCGAATGCCGTTCCCGCGCTGAAGGAAATCGCGGATTTCATTACGCTTAGCAACAATGACGACGGCGTTAAGCACGTGCTGGATAAGTTTGTTTTGAACGCGTAA